From Spartinivicinus ruber, the proteins below share one genomic window:
- a CDS encoding GFA family protein, protein MEIKKGTCHCGNVEFQVELKNGLEDLRRCNCSLCRRKGAIVASIPLDKLTVTKGVDNLTLYQWNTNTAKHYFCKTCGIYTHHQRRSNPNLFGFNVACIEGVDPFELGEISISNGSAQTLIDKML, encoded by the coding sequence ATGGAAATAAAAAAAGGCACTTGTCACTGTGGCAATGTTGAGTTTCAGGTTGAGCTTAAAAATGGACTTGAGGATTTAAGAAGATGTAACTGCTCACTATGTCGCCGTAAAGGTGCTATTGTCGCTAGCATTCCCCTTGATAAATTAACTGTAACCAAAGGGGTAGACAATCTAACTCTTTACCAATGGAACACCAACACAGCCAAACATTATTTCTGCAAAACTTGCGGTATTTATACCCATCACCAACGCCGCAGCAATCCAAACTTATTTGGCTTTAATGTAGCCTGCATTGAAGGTGTTGATCCTTTTGAGCTAGGTGAGATTAGTATTTCTAATGGGTCTGCTCAAACACTTATTGACAAAATGCTATAA
- a CDS encoding MFS transporter gives MKQHTKKNITGIYCTHQLLHWAAFGLILPVIVLLFQARELGLSDIGIIMAVWIGSTAVFELPLGGVADQFGRKLVYQLSLVINSIGIGVMLVANSMLFVLLGVALLGLARAMYSGTLDAWFYDAFTKAKGDMDFHQSTSYVVFAVTAGLAIGSLLGGVLPEWELLQSAFNFQSVYDVILLVNIIFNGLLLLFTFVFINETVGNDGAAVKITVVNRSLHALKFCLSHDVIKWLSFATLFYGVTLSSIEAFWQPQLKSVLSSSEESVWIFGVVSSGYFIVAGLSALVAPLLLNSLKGSHRFLLFGSRFLAAFVLLLLAFANSLTVFASSYLLFFFLFTMGVSSARVIISANTDNNHRSAALSVYSLLLTGGSVFSSTIFGFIAEEYNITLVWIVCATLLAVSSFLLLNINTKESV, from the coding sequence ATGAAGCAACACACCAAAAAAAATATAACCGGGATATATTGTACTCACCAACTTTTACATTGGGCTGCTTTTGGACTTATTTTGCCAGTGATTGTCTTGCTGTTTCAAGCTAGGGAGTTAGGTCTAAGTGATATAGGTATTATTATGGCAGTTTGGATTGGTAGTACAGCCGTTTTCGAGTTACCTCTAGGTGGGGTGGCTGACCAATTTGGTAGAAAATTGGTATATCAACTTTCTTTGGTTATTAACAGTATTGGTATTGGAGTAATGTTGGTAGCTAACAGTATGCTGTTTGTATTGTTAGGCGTGGCGTTGTTAGGGCTTGCTCGTGCAATGTATTCCGGTACCTTAGATGCTTGGTTTTATGATGCATTTACTAAAGCAAAAGGTGATATGGACTTTCATCAATCTACCTCCTATGTGGTGTTTGCTGTAACGGCGGGTTTAGCGATAGGGTCTCTATTAGGGGGAGTGTTACCAGAATGGGAGCTATTACAGAGTGCATTTAATTTTCAAAGTGTATATGATGTAATTTTATTAGTTAACATTATTTTTAACGGGTTGCTGTTATTATTTACTTTTGTATTTATTAATGAAACAGTAGGTAATGATGGGGCTGCCGTTAAAATAACCGTGGTCAATCGTTCTTTACATGCATTAAAGTTTTGTTTAAGTCATGATGTGATTAAATGGCTCTCATTTGCTACACTTTTTTATGGTGTAACATTATCAAGTATAGAAGCGTTTTGGCAGCCACAACTAAAAAGTGTATTGAGTTCAAGTGAAGAGAGTGTGTGGATATTTGGGGTTGTATCCAGTGGTTACTTCATTGTTGCTGGTTTATCAGCATTAGTAGCACCATTACTGCTGAATTCACTCAAAGGCTCTCATCGATTTTTACTTTTTGGTAGCCGTTTTCTGGCTGCATTTGTCTTATTATTATTAGCATTTGCCAATAGTTTAACTGTGTTTGCTAGCTCTTATTTATTATTCTTTTTCTTGTTTACAATGGGCGTTAGCTCTGCAAGAGTCATTATAAGTGCTAATACGGATAATAATCACCGTTCTGCAGCACTTTCAGTGTATTCTCTATTACTAACAGGTGGTAGCGTATTTTCCTCAACAATATTTGGTTTTATTGCTGAAGAATATAATATCACTTTGGTTTGGATTGTATGTGCTACATTATTGGCTGTTAGTTCTTTTTTATTGTTAAATATAAACACTAAAGAATCTGTATAG
- a CDS encoding HD domain-containing protein, protein MQTVNFTRLSDGTREEFEFLDSLEEEFRAGLPDRIIAALKRLEFTLGGYPVNRLEHSLQSATRAFRNGESEEMVMAALIHDIGDELAPWSHSEMAAAILRPFVSDKVYWIIKHHGVFQLHYYAHHCGGDPNARDAFRNSPWFEDCVHFCEEYDQNCFDPSYNWEPLSFFEPMVYRFFSSPQKADHEYSARYGS, encoded by the coding sequence ATGCAAACCGTTAACTTTACACGCTTAAGCGATGGCACCCGAGAAGAGTTCGAGTTTCTAGATAGCTTAGAAGAAGAGTTTAGAGCAGGTTTGCCTGACCGAATAATAGCAGCACTTAAGCGACTGGAGTTTACCTTGGGGGGTTACCCAGTTAACCGTTTGGAACACTCACTACAGTCAGCAACACGAGCTTTCCGCAATGGCGAATCCGAAGAAATGGTGATGGCTGCATTAATTCATGATATTGGTGATGAACTTGCTCCTTGGTCCCATAGTGAAATGGCTGCTGCAATCCTTAGGCCTTTTGTATCAGATAAAGTCTACTGGATTATCAAACATCATGGTGTATTTCAGCTACATTATTACGCTCATCACTGTGGTGGCGACCCTAATGCTCGAGATGCATTCCGTAATTCTCCCTGGTTTGAGGATTGTGTGCACTTCTGCGAGGAATATGATCAAAATTGCTTTGATCCTAGCTATAACTGGGAGCCTCTATCCTTCTTTGAACCAATGGTTTACCGATTTTTTTCCTCCCCCCAAAAAGCTGATCATGAATATTCAGCTCGTTACGGTAGTTGA
- a CDS encoding GntR family transcriptional regulator, with translation MFSKQSLEEQAVEYLREKILAGTYPTGEKLVESSLAKDLGLSRTTIRMALNTLSNEGLVIQKPYAGWRIVSFTDDDLWEIYHLRVALESQAAEMLAERITEEKRNQLQDFFEKYTQLCKTQPDNLEEICMHDLNLHQLIVALCDSQRLARMYSSILNQLLMFIRVTHLDFDAKESANTHIKLIKAICEGNSKLAGKLAKENITVFTGRTR, from the coding sequence ATGTTTTCCAAACAAAGCCTTGAAGAGCAAGCAGTTGAGTATTTAAGAGAAAAAATACTTGCAGGTACTTATCCTACCGGCGAAAAACTTGTAGAGAGTAGTCTTGCGAAAGATTTGGGCTTATCTCGAACAACGATCAGGATGGCTCTCAACACACTGTCAAACGAAGGCTTGGTGATCCAAAAACCGTATGCTGGCTGGCGTATTGTGTCCTTTACTGACGATGATCTCTGGGAGATATACCACTTAAGAGTCGCTTTGGAAAGCCAAGCAGCCGAAATGCTAGCAGAACGAATAACAGAGGAAAAACGCAACCAACTTCAAGACTTTTTTGAAAAATATACTCAACTGTGTAAAACACAGCCTGACAATCTTGAAGAAATATGCATGCATGATCTAAATCTGCATCAACTTATTGTAGCGCTATGCGACAGCCAACGATTGGCACGAATGTACAGTAGTATTTTAAACCAATTACTAATGTTTATCCGTGTGACACACCTGGATTTTGATGCAAAAGAGAGCGCAAACACCCACATCAAGCTAATTAAAGCAATCTGTGAAGGAAACTCTAAATTAGCTGGTAAACTTGCCAAAGAAAATATTACTGTCTTTACTGGACGGACTAGATAA
- a CDS encoding BCCT family transporter, which yields MIKTKKLDILLLTISLVTVSSIVIILTLFPESGKTGANYIFNWLTMIFGTPILLAVFLAVVFLVILGFGKYGNIRLGDSNPEYSTFSWVAMMICAGLGSATVYWAFAEWAYYFTSPPLGIEKGTTAAYEISTAYNLFHWGISAWSTYCIAALPVAYHFHVRKNPGLSLSAVCSAVRGSKETTPMWRSLCRLIDTIFIFTCFGGLSITLGVSVPMVAEILASIVDIKPSFGMNLGIILFISAIFSLSSYIGIAKGMARISSINTYLAIGFCLAVFIMGPTLYIAKSTVNGLGTMFQNFIKMSLWTDPVENSGFPEGWTIFYWLYWITYTPFVALFITKVSKGRTIRAVITNMLVSGSIGCFFFFGIIGSFSQHANINGVVDVAGMVVAGQGNPAIVQLLNTLPVSTIFIVLFATISVLFLATTLDSAAFTMAATVTRGIKEGEDPSPMIRLFWCIMLAAVPLAMLFIRAPLNTIKTCAIVTAIPLTFILGYMIYGFIRWLKIDYGHKTVEAIMQEWDVKVKGIKSAAVNGP from the coding sequence ATGATAAAAACAAAAAAATTAGATATATTATTGCTCACTATTAGTCTGGTTACTGTCAGTAGCATTGTAATTATCCTTACGTTGTTTCCTGAGTCAGGAAAAACAGGTGCAAACTATATTTTTAATTGGTTAACCATGATTTTTGGTACACCAATCCTGCTAGCTGTTTTCTTAGCGGTGGTATTTCTTGTCATACTTGGTTTTGGTAAATATGGAAATATACGCTTAGGTGACTCTAATCCTGAATATTCTACCTTTAGCTGGGTAGCCATGATGATTTGTGCAGGTTTAGGCTCTGCTACTGTTTACTGGGCATTTGCTGAGTGGGCCTATTATTTTACATCACCACCATTAGGAATTGAAAAAGGTACAACTGCTGCCTATGAAATCAGCACGGCTTATAACTTATTTCATTGGGGCATTAGTGCTTGGTCTACTTATTGTATTGCAGCATTACCTGTTGCTTATCATTTTCATGTGAGAAAAAATCCTGGTTTGAGTTTATCGGCAGTGTGCTCTGCAGTCAGGGGTAGCAAAGAAACAACCCCAATGTGGCGAAGTTTATGTAGACTCATTGATACCATTTTTATTTTCACTTGTTTTGGTGGGCTGTCTATAACTTTGGGAGTTTCTGTACCTATGGTTGCAGAAATACTGGCCTCTATTGTCGATATTAAACCAAGCTTTGGGATGAACCTTGGAATTATTCTGTTTATTTCAGCGATCTTTTCTTTAAGCTCATACATTGGTATAGCTAAAGGAATGGCACGAATTAGCAGTATCAACACTTATCTTGCGATTGGTTTTTGCCTTGCAGTTTTTATTATGGGACCCACCCTATATATTGCTAAGTCCACAGTAAATGGACTGGGAACAATGTTTCAGAATTTCATAAAAATGAGTCTTTGGACGGATCCAGTTGAAAACAGTGGTTTTCCAGAAGGTTGGACAATTTTTTACTGGCTTTATTGGATTACTTATACACCATTTGTTGCCTTGTTTATTACTAAGGTGTCAAAAGGGCGTACAATTCGTGCTGTGATTACTAATATGTTAGTGAGTGGCAGTATTGGATGCTTCTTTTTCTTTGGGATAATTGGTAGTTTTTCACAACATGCTAATATTAATGGTGTGGTTGATGTGGCAGGTATGGTTGTTGCTGGTCAGGGTAATCCCGCCATTGTACAGTTACTGAATACTTTACCTGTGAGTACAATATTTATAGTATTGTTTGCTACAATCTCTGTTTTATTTTTAGCGACTACTTTAGATTCAGCAGCATTCACTATGGCTGCTACAGTTACTCGAGGCATAAAAGAAGGTGAAGACCCTTCACCAATGATTAGGTTGTTTTGGTGTATTATGCTGGCTGCTGTGCCGTTGGCAATGCTGTTTATCAGGGCTCCATTAAATACGATAAAAACCTGCGCTATAGTTACTGCTATTCCTCTAACCTTTATTCTCGGCTATATGATTTATGGCTTTATTAGATGGCTAAAAATTGATTATGGGCATAAAACAGTTGAGGCAATAATGCAGGAGTGGGATGTTAAGGTAAAAGGGATTAAATCTGCTGCTGTTAACGGGCCCTAA
- a CDS encoding substrate-binding periplasmic protein → MKLLVTVILGACVVFFNTAMANETVRLTNGEWPPFMSENYKQYGAASDIVTQAFELQGIKVQYGFFLWDKALNLAQSGQWDGSLIWTWNKEREQFFHYSDSVITLRTVFFHRVDTVFDWNDWSDLQGKKVGATKGYYYGENFKKAEEAKIITVIRQPTDIANFKKLLLRKIDLFVIDTEIGYEILNMNFPTGIKNLITSHPLAIRETSFHLLISKKINRGTDLISAFNTGLNELKKNGLYEQILDNVIMGTYRPASNNRSN, encoded by the coding sequence GTGAAGCTATTGGTAACGGTTATCCTTGGTGCCTGCGTGGTATTTTTTAATACAGCAATGGCCAATGAGACGGTACGCCTTACCAATGGAGAGTGGCCACCTTTTATGTCTGAGAACTATAAACAGTATGGCGCTGCCTCTGATATTGTTACCCAAGCATTCGAACTTCAAGGCATAAAAGTGCAATATGGCTTCTTCCTTTGGGATAAAGCCCTTAACCTTGCACAATCTGGTCAATGGGATGGATCATTGATCTGGACGTGGAATAAAGAACGAGAACAGTTTTTCCACTATAGCGACTCTGTTATCACCTTACGAACGGTGTTTTTTCATCGAGTTGATACTGTGTTTGATTGGAATGACTGGAGTGATTTACAAGGTAAAAAGGTTGGTGCAACCAAAGGTTACTATTATGGAGAAAACTTCAAAAAAGCGGAAGAAGCGAAGATTATTACTGTTATACGCCAACCAACAGATATAGCTAATTTTAAAAAATTGCTGCTTAGAAAAATTGACTTATTTGTCATTGATACAGAAATTGGTTATGAAATATTAAATATGAACTTCCCAACAGGTATCAAAAACTTAATCACTAGCCACCCTTTAGCAATCAGAGAAACCAGTTTTCACCTTCTAATTTCTAAAAAAATCAATAGAGGAACTGACTTAATTTCAGCATTTAACACAGGCCTAAATGAATTAAAAAAGAATGGGTTGTATGAGCAAATATTAGACAATGTTATTATGGGGACGTACCGCCCAGCATCAAATAATCGTTCCAATTAA
- a CDS encoding substrate-binding periplasmic protein produces the protein MILCRLFRTKITTLVFFTCWCNLFVQAEEIIRITNGEWPPFMSQNYHHYGAGSHIVTTAFVLENIKVVYSFYPWKRAMKQAKEGKWDATLLWGKNEERQQHFLYSDPVLSLRTVFFHRKDMPFDWKNWDDLKGYTLGVTRGYYYGEGLKKAIENNIFDIHIANTDVINLNKLLGGRIQLFVIEPEVGYELLAEHFSSSSADLLTNHPRPIREAYWYLLISKKSPKAEYWLKKFNKGLKALIQSGKHDQIMEDVLLGKYRPDKK, from the coding sequence ATGATATTATGCCGTCTATTTAGAACAAAAATCACTACTCTCGTTTTTTTTACTTGTTGGTGTAACTTATTTGTTCAAGCTGAAGAAATTATTCGAATAACGAATGGTGAATGGCCACCTTTTATGTCCCAAAACTATCATCATTACGGCGCAGGCTCTCATATCGTAACAACCGCATTTGTTCTGGAAAATATTAAGGTCGTCTATAGCTTTTATCCATGGAAAAGAGCAATGAAACAAGCGAAAGAAGGTAAATGGGATGCAACCTTGTTATGGGGTAAAAATGAAGAACGGCAACAGCATTTTCTTTACAGTGATCCTGTCTTAAGCCTTCGAACTGTGTTCTTTCATAGAAAAGATATGCCCTTTGACTGGAAAAATTGGGATGATCTAAAAGGTTATACATTAGGTGTTACCCGTGGATATTATTACGGAGAAGGGTTGAAAAAAGCCATTGAGAATAATATTTTTGACATTCATATTGCTAATACAGATGTCATTAATTTAAATAAACTCTTGGGAGGCCGAATTCAACTGTTCGTAATAGAACCTGAAGTTGGCTATGAACTATTAGCAGAACATTTCTCCAGCAGCAGTGCAGACTTACTCACCAATCATCCGCGACCAATACGTGAAGCTTACTGGTATTTATTAATATCTAAAAAAAGTCCCAAAGCAGAATACTGGTTAAAAAAATTCAATAAAGGACTAAAAGCATTGATTCAAAGTGGCAAGCATGATCAAATCATGGAAGACGTATTGTTAGGAAAATACCGTCCAGACAAAAAATAA
- a CDS encoding GNAT family N-acetyltransferase: MTLAIKTPRLHIRWLTENDAEFIYQLYNTELFLKFVGDKHIDSVEDARQYLINGPIAMYQRIGIGLYMVETHNEKKPIGICGLIKRDFLDDIDIGYGFLPQYFGFGYAYEAAEAVINYAKNKLKLKRLVAITSPDNATSIKLLNKLGLIFENNIQETVDSPKSKVFGIRLQ, from the coding sequence ATGACACTTGCCATTAAAACTCCAAGATTGCATATCCGTTGGTTAACAGAAAACGATGCAGAGTTCATTTATCAGCTATATAACACTGAGTTATTTTTGAAGTTCGTGGGAGACAAGCACATCGACTCTGTTGAAGATGCCAGACAATATCTAATCAATGGACCTATTGCTATGTACCAACGTATTGGTATTGGTCTCTATATGGTTGAAACCCACAACGAAAAAAAACCTATTGGTATCTGTGGTTTAATTAAAAGAGATTTTCTTGATGATATTGATATTGGCTATGGTTTTCTTCCCCAATATTTTGGCTTTGGCTACGCTTATGAAGCAGCTGAAGCTGTTATTAACTATGCAAAGAATAAGTTAAAACTTAAACGACTCGTGGCTATTACTTCACCTGACAATGCCACCTCTATAAAACTTCTGAATAAACTTGGCTTAATATTTGAGAATAATATTCAAGAAACAGTAGATTCTCCCAAATCTAAAGTTTTTGGAATTCGTTTGCAATGA
- the tesB gene encoding acyl-CoA thioesterase II: MSNVLDNLLNLLKLEKIEETLFRGQSQDLGFPNVFGGQVMGQALSAAKQTVPESRSVHSFHSYFLRPGDASKPIIYDVDCIRDGKSFTTRRVVAIQKGRPIFNMSASFQIEEQGFEHQMPMPEVAPPDGLISELEMARRCKDKIPASLRDKFTCDQPIEIRPVIPINYLAPEKREAQHQVWFKAINKMPDDLRVHNYLLAYASDFSFVTTALLPHGVSFWQPNMQVATIDHAMWFHRKFRFDEWLLYVIDSPSASGARGLVRGQFFNQAGELVASTIQEGLIRQH, from the coding sequence ATGAGCAACGTACTTGATAACTTATTAAATTTATTAAAACTTGAAAAAATTGAAGAAACATTGTTTCGAGGCCAAAGTCAGGACTTAGGGTTTCCCAATGTATTTGGTGGTCAAGTTATGGGGCAGGCGTTGTCTGCAGCAAAACAAACTGTGCCAGAAAGCCGTTCGGTCCATTCTTTTCATAGTTATTTTTTACGTCCAGGTGATGCATCTAAACCCATAATTTACGATGTGGATTGTATTCGCGATGGTAAAAGCTTTACTACCCGGCGAGTAGTGGCTATTCAAAAAGGCAGACCAATTTTTAATATGTCAGCCTCTTTCCAAATTGAAGAACAAGGTTTTGAGCATCAGATGCCAATGCCTGAAGTTGCACCTCCTGATGGTTTGATTTCTGAGTTGGAAATGGCTCGGCGCTGTAAAGATAAAATTCCTGCCAGTCTACGAGATAAATTCACTTGTGACCAGCCGATCGAAATACGCCCAGTAATACCAATTAATTATTTAGCGCCAGAAAAGCGTGAGGCTCAGCATCAGGTATGGTTTAAAGCTATCAATAAAATGCCGGATGACTTAAGGGTGCATAACTATTTGCTTGCCTATGCATCTGATTTTAGTTTTGTTACCACAGCACTATTACCTCATGGGGTGTCATTCTGGCAGCCGAATATGCAAGTGGCGACAATTGACCATGCAATGTGGTTTCATCGTAAATTCCGGTTTGATGAGTGGCTCTTATATGTAATTGATAGCCCATCAGCATCTGGGGCAAGGGGGTTGGTTAGAGGTCAGTTTTTCAATCAGGCTGGTGAATTGGTTGCATCAACTATCCAAGAAGGGCTAATACGGCAACACTAG
- the trmH gene encoding tRNA (guanosine(18)-2'-O)-methyltransferase TrmH, giving the protein MTPDRYQKYQQTLNLRQPDLTVLTDQVHKSHNLSAIVRTCDAVGVHEMHVTQPKEGYKDFRGRACGSQRWVQVNLYEAVESAITQLQQQGYAIYAAHFSEKAVNFRDVDYCKPCAVLLGAEKKGVSPTAAELADQHIIIPMQGMVGSFNVSVAAAVILTEAQRQREQAGMYRNIRLDQDIYQQTLFKWAYPELAEFCDLRGLTYPELDEQGKLISPSDWYAEVKDKPVL; this is encoded by the coding sequence ATGACACCAGACCGTTATCAAAAGTATCAACAGACCCTGAATCTACGCCAACCTGATTTGACAGTGCTGACTGATCAAGTCCATAAATCTCATAATTTGTCCGCCATTGTCAGAACGTGTGATGCCGTAGGGGTGCATGAAATGCATGTAACCCAGCCTAAGGAAGGCTATAAAGACTTTCGTGGTCGTGCTTGTGGTAGTCAGCGGTGGGTTCAAGTGAATTTGTACGAAGCAGTAGAGAGTGCGATTACTCAGCTTCAGCAGCAAGGTTATGCTATTTATGCTGCACATTTTTCTGAGAAAGCAGTGAATTTTAGGGATGTTGACTATTGTAAACCTTGTGCAGTGTTATTAGGGGCAGAAAAAAAAGGGGTAAGTCCAACAGCAGCTGAATTGGCTGATCAACATATTATTATCCCGATGCAGGGAATGGTAGGCTCTTTTAATGTGTCAGTAGCGGCGGCTGTAATTTTGACTGAAGCTCAACGGCAGCGAGAACAAGCAGGCATGTATAGAAATATCAGGTTAGATCAGGATATTTATCAGCAAACCCTATTTAAATGGGCGTATCCAGAGCTAGCTGAGTTTTGTGATCTTCGAGGATTAACATACCCTGAACTAGATGAGCAAGGGAAGTTGATAAGCCCTTCTGATTGGTATGCTGAGGTAAAAGATAAGCCAGTACTTTAA
- a CDS encoding SDR family oxidoreductase, with protein sequence MITMTNPMGHFRNKVVVVTGACAGIGRQLCLRFAKAGAWVAMLDLHQDELDTMVNHLESLNTQALGLKCDVADYQAVHAVFNHIVDQFAGIDVLINNAGITHRSAFVDTDIQVLRRVMEVNYFGAVNCAKAALPSLVERRGQLITMSSVSGYAPLWHRSGYNASKHALHGLFDCLRLEVSEQGVNVMLVCPGFTATDLNRNALQGDGGIDTSPFSWQGQLSTPVDVAEAIYQGALRRKRLLVLSNLNKSARILYRLFPTLFERYIAVKMSGVNTQ encoded by the coding sequence ATGATAACTATGACAAATCCAATGGGGCATTTTAGAAATAAAGTGGTGGTAGTTACTGGGGCTTGCGCAGGTATTGGGAGACAGCTTTGTTTACGGTTTGCTAAAGCTGGTGCTTGGGTAGCCATGCTTGATTTACATCAGGATGAGCTGGATACAATGGTAAATCATTTAGAAAGCCTCAATACCCAGGCTCTCGGTCTAAAGTGTGATGTGGCTGATTACCAAGCGGTACATGCTGTTTTTAATCATATTGTTGACCAGTTTGCAGGTATTGATGTGCTGATTAATAATGCAGGCATCACTCACCGAAGTGCTTTTGTTGATACGGATATTCAAGTTTTACGACGGGTGATGGAAGTTAATTATTTTGGTGCTGTTAATTGCGCTAAGGCGGCTCTGCCCAGTTTAGTTGAGCGGCGTGGCCAGCTAATTACCATGAGTAGTGTGTCAGGTTACGCACCTTTATGGCATCGTAGCGGCTATAACGCAAGTAAGCATGCGTTGCATGGATTGTTTGATTGCCTACGATTAGAGGTGTCTGAGCAGGGGGTTAATGTTATGTTGGTTTGCCCTGGGTTTACTGCAACTGATTTGAATCGTAATGCTTTGCAAGGAGATGGAGGGATCGATACAAGCCCTTTTTCCTGGCAGGGGCAGTTGTCTACTCCTGTAGATGTGGCTGAAGCGATTTACCAGGGAGCACTGCGGCGGAAGCGGCTGCTGGTATTATCGAACCTGAATAAAAGTGCGCGGATTCTATATCGGTTATTTCCCACTTTATTTGAACGATATATTGCTGTGAAAATGAGTGGAGTAAACACTCAGTAA
- a CDS encoding M90 family metallopeptidase, producing MLLGFTLVSLLLIGGLSYYLLIYPRQKVKKIISQLFPKQWQQYLQQNVTFYQQLPAPIKQRLHELILLFIHQKKYYGCAGLEITEEIKVTIAAQACLLVVGRPDNWYDKLQSILVYPGSFQLHGENTNDIHSAPPAIRLGESWQNGRIILSWHDVKFGGLYPDDGHNVTFHEFAHQLDTADGYADGLPQLAINQSYRVWTQVFAQEFHRLQAAAQNGNSSVMDYYGATNPAEFFAVATETYFEKPHAMAAEQPELFEQLKAFYKLDPREWLH from the coding sequence ATGCTACTAGGCTTTACCCTTGTTTCACTGCTACTTATTGGTGGGTTAAGTTATTATTTACTTATTTACCCCCGTCAAAAAGTAAAAAAAATTATCAGCCAACTTTTTCCAAAGCAATGGCAGCAATATCTTCAACAAAATGTTACATTTTACCAACAGTTACCAGCGCCAATTAAACAACGTCTGCATGAATTGATTCTTTTATTTATTCATCAGAAAAAATATTATGGTTGTGCTGGCTTAGAAATTACTGAAGAAATTAAAGTCACTATTGCAGCTCAGGCCTGTTTACTCGTGGTGGGGCGCCCAGATAATTGGTATGACAAACTACAATCTATTTTGGTTTACCCTGGCTCTTTTCAACTACATGGTGAAAACACCAATGATATTCATAGTGCTCCCCCTGCAATAAGATTGGGGGAATCCTGGCAAAACGGCCGGATTATTCTCTCTTGGCATGATGTAAAGTTCGGCGGTTTATATCCTGATGACGGTCATAATGTGACTTTCCATGAATTCGCCCACCAGCTGGATACTGCTGATGGCTATGCAGATGGGCTACCACAATTGGCAATTAACCAGTCATATCGAGTATGGACTCAAGTATTTGCCCAGGAATTTCACCGCTTACAGGCTGCAGCACAAAACGGCAATAGCAGTGTAATGGATTATTATGGCGCCACCAACCCAGCAGAGTTTTTTGCCGTAGCCACTGAAACCTATTTTGAAAAGCCACATGCCATGGCAGCTGAGCAGCCAGAGCTATTTGAACAACTGAAAGCCTTTTACAAACTAGACCCGAGAGAGTGGCTGCATTAA